In Syngnathus scovelli strain Florida chromosome 11, RoL_Ssco_1.2, whole genome shotgun sequence, one DNA window encodes the following:
- the LOC125977304 gene encoding dedicator of cytokinesis protein 3 isoform X7: MWTLTEDEKTGVVSESIDCPFLLWNDLQLERRQCSMWRSTCKPSLFCAFLGWFRGFSCKRTDVKGIFPCSYIHVMKYGLSSDGYHHPDEIQIKLNGTATPVEDALVAEVTSTLREWAPLWKQLYVKRKVEVFFQMAHVMSELMELRKQLVTARLADRDKRDIKRHVATRLDWGNEHLGLDLVPRKDFETVDEDKVSVSDLYKIHLGSRNDVRHGSQRHDSVQPCRAPVVHHLLLNMKTSTCNSIGEDSDIFFWLYDSREAKSISEKFMVRLNKNGEPKKSREVDGLCALFTDLSNEDLKRDLYIVSQVIRSGRMLLNEHRKGLRHGQYRRPYGCAVLAMSNILQTIAELKEEKDFVLKVYMCNNESEWYQIHENIIRKCSSKYSAPANNSGLVISLQLLHGDVEALRRENKWLSRASVTHKLGFPDVMVPGDVRNDFYLTLERGDFERGGKSVQKNIEVTVSVLLDDGELVQDCIGKACGQPNRTQHRSVVLYHNNSPRWNEAVKLGVPLDRFQGTHLRFDFRHCSTKDKGEKKLFAFSFTPLMREDGSTLSDQSHQLYVYKCDESGDLRQPGLYLVLPCCQDGSSPGLPAASAFQRSARETFWISTQLSSTKLTQNANLLALLKWKAHPDRVGNILGRLRHVTGEEIVKFLQDILDTLFAILDDDAHKYGPLVFQSLVFVINLLGDSKYFHFRAVMDTYIHKHFAGALAYKELIRCLRWVMESLPEAVWQDHTQDVMRALEYLFKFIIQSRSLYSGATCGMEEEQFRSSFQELFESIHFVLGLDWPTCESLIMIQVAALRSFTAIFDELLHIFSVQEVAEFVRSTLASFPSVLATVGHSMDVVRLQSITRTVDSSLFALPESRRILLPLVLHHIHLHLRHQKELPTCSGILTSLFSIIKASSLDASVQEEVELMVESLLDVLLQTLLSIMSSGQSQEAGEFVSCLLSLLRHMTDVHFQHLMENFQSKEVLKEFMMKIWCVLRNLMKLSIFPRDWTVMRLLSSHIILRTVQRLAPYQLENFVGDDFDFKVWSAYFSLAVLYINQPSLQLESMSAAKRKKIFDKYGDMRVTMAYELFSMWQNLSENKRHLIPGMIGPFLGVTLVPQAEIRNIMVPIFHDMMDWEQRKEGSLKQVEAELIDKLDALVSEGKGDDDYRELLSLLTLLLEPYPSLLEKIEQQTWRETGTSLVTSVTRLMERLLDYRDGMRGDETESKSTGCTVNLLTFYKSELNKEEMYIRYIHKLCDLHVGAGNYTEAAFTLLLYWELLHWDERPTKELLRYPSQSEWQRKEALSRKLIHYFAKGKCWEFGIPLCRELAFQYESLYDYQSLSWIRVSMTKPFHTPVASVMSPHNSERTARALISSAVISLAAQKLEAAYFDDIMEQQRLEPKFFRVGFYGRMFPFFLRNKEFVCRGHDYERLEAFQQRMLAEFPQAIAVRHPNQPDEAILQSNSQYLQIYAVTPVPEAAGILRSHRVPDRIKSFYRVNNVHRFRHDRPFHKGPKDPDNEFKSLWIERTTLVLAHPLPGISPWFEVEEQELVEVSPLENAVSVVENKNQELRSLISRYHLMRPHGVDNVAGDDVNLLSMTLNGVVDAAVNGGIARYQEAFFGEDYIGSHPQDGDKISQLKDLMQEQLEVLGAGLAVHGRLVHPEMRPLHKKLMDRFQVIRSSLCRAPCAASQANTAGGIAGPEGFTVHRHSEAANGGNVPIPADGQDLDGIQRVFLQQLMSPAWKPCSDPYLSSSDKVVTVVASSWSLDCVTRKVIPVLSAHVGAAPPVPPRNTQAHASCLSVTPPLSPPPVDDAFHHQLGDLLLLSLCAPEQSYSASHFSHQPLLLIPSGMH, from the exons ATGTGGACGCTGACAGAAGATGAGAAGACTGGCGTAG TAAGTGAGTCCATCGATTGTCCTTTCCTGCTATGGAATGATCTCCAACTGGAAAGAAGACAGTGCTCCATGTGGCGTTCCACTTGTAAACCGTCCCTTTTTTGCGCCTTTTTAGGGTGGTTCAGAGGATTTTCCTGCAAGAGGACTGATGTCAAA GGAATTTTTCCATGCAGCTACATTCACGTGATGAAATACGGCCTCAGCAGCGACGGGTACCACCACCCCGATGAAATCCAAATCAA GCTCAACGGTACGGCGACGCCTGTTGAAGACGCGCTTGTTGCTGAGGTGACGTCCACGCTTCGGGAatgggcgccgctgtggaagcAACTCTACGTG AAACGCAAGGTGGAAGTGTTCTTCCAAATGGCTCACGTAATGTCGGAATTGATGGAGCTGAGGAAGCAGCTGGTGACAGCGCGGCTGGCGGACCGAGACAAACGAGACATCAAACGCCACGTGGCCACCAGACTGGACTGGGGAAATGA ACATTTGGGGTTGGACTTGGTGCCAAGAAAAGACTTTGAGACGGTGGATGAAGATAAGGTCAGCGTCTCGGATCTTTACAAGATA CATCTCGGCAGCAGAAACGACGTTCGGCACGGCTCGCAG AGGCACGACAGCGTCCAGCCGTGTAGAGCTCCAGTCGTGCACCACTTGCTGCTCAACATGAAGACTTCCACCTGTAACAGCATCGGAGAAGACAGCGACATCTTCTTCTGGCTCTACGACTCGAGGGAGGCCAAAAGCATcag TGAAAAGTTCATGGTCAGACTCAACAAAAACGGAGAACCCAAAAAGTCCCGTGAGGTGGACGGGCTGTGCGCTCTTTTCACT GACTTGAGCAACGAAGATCTGAAGAGAGATCTCTACATTGTCTCACAGGTGATCCGCTCAG GGAGAATGCTGCTGAACGAGCACAGAAAAGGGCTCCGGCATGGTCAATACCGCCGCCCGTATGGCTGCGCTGTTCTAGCCATGAGCAACATCCTGCAAACCATCGCTGAGCTCAAAGAGGAAAAAGACTTTGTACTCAAAGTGTACAT GTGCAACAACGAGAGCGAATGGTACCAAATCCACGAGAACATCATTCGCAAGTGCAGTAGCAAATACTCTGCGCCGGCAAACAACTCTG GCCTAGTCATCTCATTGCAGCTGTTGCATGGCGACGTGGAGGCGCTGCGGCGTGAAAACAAATGGCTGTCGCGGGCGAGCGTGACGCACAAGCTCGGCTTCCCCGACGTCATGGTGCCAG GCGACGTGCGCAATGACTTCTACTTGACACTGGAGCGGGGCGACTTTGAGCGAGGAGGAAAAAGCGTCCAGAAGAACATCGAAGTCACTGTCTCCGTACTCTTGGACGATGGGGAACTCGTACAG GACTGCATCGGCAAGGCTTGCGGTCAGCCCAACAGGACGCAGCATCGCTCTGTGGTGCTCTACCACAACAACAGCCCGCGATGGAATGAGGCAGTCAAGCTTGGCGTCCCTCTCGACAGATTCCAAGGCACTCACCTCCGCTTCGACTTCCGACATTGCTCTA CCAAGGACAAAGGAGAGAAGAAACTCTTTGCTTTTTCCTTCACGCCGTTGATGAGGGAAGATGGGTCCACGCTGTCCGATCAGAGCCACCAACTCTATGTTTACAAG TGCGACGAGAGCGGCGACTTGCGTCAACCCGGCCTCTATCTGGTCCTACCCTGCTGCCAAGACGGCTCCAGCCCGGGCCTTCCCGCCGCTTCGGCCTTTCAGCGTAGCGCCAGAGAAACTTTCTGGATCTCCACCCAGCTCTCGTCCACCAAGCTCACCCAGAACG CCAACCTGCTGGCTCTGCTCAAGTGGAAAGCTCATCCTGACCGAGTGGGCAACATCCTGGGTCGTCTGCGGCACGTCACTGGAGAGGAAATTGTCAAG TTTCTTCAAGACATCCTGGACACGCTATTTGCCATCCTGGATGACGACGCCCACAAATATGGCCCCTTGGTCTTTCAGTCTCTG GTTTTCGTCATCAATTTACTGGGGGACAGCAAATATTTCCATTTCCGAGCGGTCATGGACACATACATTCACAAACACTTTGCTGGCGCTTTGGCCTACAA GGAGCTGATCCGGTGCCTTAGGTGGGTGATGGAGAGCTTGCCTGAGGCGGTGTGGCAAGATCACACACAAGACGTAATGCGG GCACTGGAGTATCTGTTCAAGTTCATCATTCAGTCTCGGAGTCTTTATTCTGGCGCCACCTGCGGGATGGAGGAGGAACAATTTCGGAGCAGCTTTCAGGAACTCTTTGAGTCCATTCACTTTGTTCTCGGTCTGGACTGGCCCACCTGTGAGAGCCTCATCATGATTCAG GTGGCCGCATTGCGCTCCTTTACAGCTATCTTTGATGAGCTGCTGCACATATTTTCAGTGCAAGAAGTGGCAGAATTTGTGCGCAGTACTTTGGCAAGTTTTCCATCCGTGCTTGCCACTGTGGGACATTCCATGGATGTCGTCAGGTTACAGTCCATCACTCGTACTGTGGACAGCAGCCTGTTTGCTTTACCAG AGTCTCGAAGGATCCTACTCCCTTTGGTTCTTCATCACATTCATCTCCACCTCAGGCATCAGAAAGAGCTGCCAACGTGTTCTGGAATCCTCACTTCTCTTTTCTCAATCATCAAAGCCAGCTCGTTG GATGCATCCGTACAGGAGGAGGTGGAGCTGATGGTGGAGTCTTTGTTGGACGTTCTGCTGCAGACCTTGCTGTCAATCATGAGCAGCGGCCAATCGCAGGAGGCG GGGGAGTTTGTGTCCTGCCTTTTGTCCCTCCTCCGTCACATGACTGACGTCCACTTCCAACACCTGATGGAGAACTTTCAGAGCAAAGAGGTACTCAAG GAGTTCATGATGAAAATTTGGTGCGTGCTCCGAAACTTGATGAAGCTGAGTATTTTTCCGCGGGATTGGACTGTGATGAGGCTCCTCAGCAGCCA CATCATCCTGCGCACGGTGCAGCGTCTGGCACCCTATCAGCTAGAAAACTTTGTCGGAGACGACTTTGACTTCAAG GTGTGGAGCGCCTACTTCAGTCTAGCAGTTTTGTACATCAACCAGCCCAGCTTGCAGCTGGAGAGCATGAGTGCAGCTAAGAGGAAGAAGATCTTTGACAA GTACGGGGACATGAGGGTGACAATGGCATATGAACTCTTCAGCATGTGGCAGAACCTGA GTGAAAACAAGAGACACTTGATTCCTGGGATGATCGGTCCCTTCCTGGGCGTCACTCTGGTGCCTCAGGCAGAGATCCGCAATATCATGGTCCCCATCTTCCACGACATGATGGACTGGGAGCAGCGCAAAGAGGGCAGCTTGAAACAG GTGGAGGCCGAGCTGATTGACAAGCTGGATGCTTTGGTTTCCGAAGGCAAAGGCGACGATGACTACAGAGAACTCCTCAGTTTGCT AACTCTTCTGTTGGAGCCATACCCCAG TCTGTTGGAGAAGATTGAGCAGCAAACTTGGAGAGAGACGGGCACCTCATTGGTTACGTCAGTCACTCGCCTGATGGAACGTCTTTTGGACTACAG GGATGGCATGAGAGGAGATGAGACAGAGAGCAAGAGCACAGGGTGCACCGTCAATCTCTTG ACCTTCTACAAATCGGAGCTCAACAAGGAGGAAATGTATATCCGCTACATCCACAAACTGTGCGACTTGCATGTGGGGGCGGGCAACTACACTG AGGCAGCTTTCACGCTTTTGTTGTACTGGGAGTTGCTGCACTGGGACGAGCGGCCAACAAAAGAGCTTCTGCGTTATCCCTCTCAGTCTGAGTGGCAGCGCAAGGAAGCGCTTTCCCGCAAGCTCATCCACTATTTTGCCAAGGGGAAG TGTTGGGAGTTTGGCATCCCCCTGTGCAGGGAACTGGCTTTCCAGTATGAATCCTTGTACGACTATCAGAGTCTCAGCTGGATTCGGGTCAGTATGACAAAGCCCTTCCACACGCCGGTCGCTTCCGTAATGTCGCCACACAATTCCGAGAGAACGGCTCGCGCTCTCATCTCGTCTGCTGTGATTTCTTTGGCTGCACAGAAATTGGAGGCGGCCTACTTTGATGACATCATGGAGCAACAACGTTTAGAACCCAAATTCTTCAGGGTGGGATTCTACGGCAGGATGTTCCCCTTCTTCCTCAGG AACAAAGAGTTTGTGTGCCGCGGTCACGACTATGAACGTCTGGAGGCCTTTCAGCAGAGGATGCTGGCAGAGTTCCCGCAAGCCATCGCCGTGCGGCACCCCAACCAGCCCGATGAAGCCATTCTGCAGTCCAACTCTCAGT ACCTTCAGATTTACGCCGTCACACCAGTTCCTGAAGCTGCCGGCATCCTCCGGTCACACCGAGTCCCTGACCGAATCAAGAGTTTTTACCGGGTTAACAATGTTCACCGTTTCCGGCATGACCGACCATTCCATAAAGGACCCAAAGATCCAGATAATGAGTTCAAG AGTCTTTGGATCGAGCGGACAACTCTGGTCCTGGCTCACCCCTTGCCTGGAATTTCACCCTGGTTTGAGGTGGAGGAGCAAGAGCTG GTGGAGGTGAGTCCGCTGGAAAATGCTGTCAGTGTGGTGGAGAACAAGAACCAGGAGCTGCGTTCGCTCATCAGCCGCTATCACCTCATGCGGCCGCACGGTGTCGACAATGTTGCCGGTGACGATGTCAACCTGCTCAGCATGACGCTCAATGGCGTGGTGGACGCTGCTGTCAACGGCGGCATCGCTCGTTACCAGGAG GCTTTCTTCGGCGAGGATTATATCGGCAGCCACCCTCAGGATGGTGACAAAATCTCACAGCTGAAAGATTTGATGCAGGAGCAG CTTGAGGTGCTGGGAGCTGGCCTGGCCGTGCACGGCAGACTGGTGCATCCTGAAATGCGGCCGCTGCACAAGAAGCTGATGGATCGGTTCCAGGTGATCAGAAGCAGCCTCTGCCGG GCGCCGTGCGCTGCAAGCCAAGCCAACACTGCTGGAGGAATTGCGGGTCCCGAGGGCTTCACGGTGCACCGACACAG TGAGGCGGCAAATGGTGGAAATGTGCCCATTCCGGCCGATGGCCAAGACCTCGACGGCATTCAG AGAGTGTTCCTTCAACAGCTGATGAGTCCGGCTTGGAAACCCTGCAGTGACCCCTACCTGTCCTCCTCTGACAAAG TTGTGACCGTGGTGGCTAGCAGTTGGAGTTTGGACTGCGTGACCAGAAAAGTCATCCCTGTTCTGTCTGCCCACGTTGGCGCCGCACCTCCCGTTCCCCCACGGAATACGCAAGCGCACG CCTCTTGCCTCTCCGTCACACCCCCCCTGTCGCCCCCACCTGTCGACGATGCTTTCCACCACCAATTAGGTGACCTCCTCCTACTCTCGCTGTGTGCTCCCGAGCAAAGTTACTCTGCTTCCCATTTCTCCCACCAAcccctcctcctcatccccTCTGGGATGCATTGA
- the LOC125977304 gene encoding dedicator of cytokinesis protein 3 isoform X11 codes for MWTLTEDEKTGVVSESIDCPFLLWNDLQLERRQCSMWRSTCKPSLFCAFLGWFRGFSCKRTDVKGIFPCSYIHVMKYGLSSDGYHHPDEIQIKLNGTATPVEDALVAEVTSTLREWAPLWKQLYVKRKVEVFFQMAHVMSELMELRKQLVTARLADRDKRDIKRHVATRLDWGNEHLGLDLVPRKDFETVDEDKVSVSDLYKIHLGSRNDVRHGSQRHDSVQPCRAPVVHHLLLNMKTSTCNSIGEDSDIFFWLYDSREAKSISEKFMVRLNKNGEPKKSREVDGLCALFTDLSNEDLKRDLYIVSQVIRSGRMLLNEHRKGLRHGQYRRPYGCAVLAMSNILQTIAELKEEKDFVLKVYMCNNESEWYQIHENIIRKCSSKYSAPANNSGLVISLQLLHGDVEALRRENKWLSRASVTHKLGFPDVMVPGDVRNDFYLTLERGDFERGGKSVQKNIEVTVSVLLDDGELVQDCIGKACGQPNRTQHRSVVLYHNNSPRWNEAVKLGVPLDRFQGTHLRFDFRHCSTKDKGEKKLFAFSFTPLMREDGSTLSDQSHQLYVYKVATRILSFVCSQLSLLSRPQCDESGDLRQPGLYLVLPCCQDGSSPGLPAASAFQRSARETFWISTQLSSTKLTQNANLLALLKWKAHPDRVGNILGRLRHVTGEEIVKFLQDILDTLFAILDDDAHKYGPLVFQSLVFVINLLGDSKYFHFRAVMDTYIHKHFAGALAYKELIRCLRWVMESLPEAVWQDHTQDVMRALEYLFKFIIQSRSLYSGATCGMEEEQFRSSFQELFESIHFVLGLDWPTCESLIMIQVAALRSFTAIFDELLHIFSVQEVAEFVRSTLASFPSVLATVGHSMDVVRLQSITRTVDSSLFALPESRRILLPLVLHHIHLHLRHQKELPTCSGILTSLFSIIKASSLDASVQEEVELMVESLLDVLLQTLLSIMSSGQSQEAGEFVSCLLSLLRHMTDVHFQHLMENFQSKEVLKEFMMKIWCVLRNLMKLSIFPRDWTVMRLLSSHIILRTVQRLAPYQLENFVGDDFDFKVWSAYFSLAVLYINQPSLQLESMSAAKRKKIFDKYGDMRVTMAYELFSMWQNLSENKRHLIPGMIGPFLGVTLVPQAEIRNIMVPIFHDMMDWEQRKEGSLKQVEAELIDKLDALVSEGKGDDDYRELLSLLTLLLEPYPSLLEKIEQQTWRETGTSLVTSVTRLMERLLDYRDGMRGDETESKSTGCTVNLLTFYKSELNKEEMYIRYIHKLCDLHVGAGNYTEAAFTLLLYWELLHWDERPTKELLRYPSQSEWQRKEALSRKLIHYFAKGKCWEFGIPLCRELAFQYESLYDYQSLSWIRVSMTKPFHTPVASVMSPHNSERTARALISSAVISLAAQKLEAAYFDDIMEQQRLEPKFFRVGFYGRMFPFFLRNKEFVCRGHDYERLEAFQQRMLAEFPQAIAVRHPNQPDEAILQSNSQYLQIYAVTPVPEAAGILRSHRVPDRIKSFYRVNNVHRFRHDRPFHKGPKDPDNEFKSLWIERTTLVLAHPLPGISPWFEVEEQELVEVSPLENAVSVVENKNQELRSLISRYHLMRPHGVDNVAGDDVNLLSMTLNGVVDAAVNGGIARYQEAFFGEDYIGSHPQDGDKISQLKDLMQEQLEVLGAGLAVHGRLVHPEMRPLHKKLMDRFQVIRSSLCRAPCAASQANTAGGIAGPEGFTVHRHSEAANGGNVPIPADGQDLDGIQRVFLQQLMSPAWKPCSDPYLSSSDKVVTVVASSWSLDCVTRKVIPVLSAHVGAAPPVPPRNTQAHVFP; via the exons ATGTGGACGCTGACAGAAGATGAGAAGACTGGCGTAG TAAGTGAGTCCATCGATTGTCCTTTCCTGCTATGGAATGATCTCCAACTGGAAAGAAGACAGTGCTCCATGTGGCGTTCCACTTGTAAACCGTCCCTTTTTTGCGCCTTTTTAGGGTGGTTCAGAGGATTTTCCTGCAAGAGGACTGATGTCAAA GGAATTTTTCCATGCAGCTACATTCACGTGATGAAATACGGCCTCAGCAGCGACGGGTACCACCACCCCGATGAAATCCAAATCAA GCTCAACGGTACGGCGACGCCTGTTGAAGACGCGCTTGTTGCTGAGGTGACGTCCACGCTTCGGGAatgggcgccgctgtggaagcAACTCTACGTG AAACGCAAGGTGGAAGTGTTCTTCCAAATGGCTCACGTAATGTCGGAATTGATGGAGCTGAGGAAGCAGCTGGTGACAGCGCGGCTGGCGGACCGAGACAAACGAGACATCAAACGCCACGTGGCCACCAGACTGGACTGGGGAAATGA ACATTTGGGGTTGGACTTGGTGCCAAGAAAAGACTTTGAGACGGTGGATGAAGATAAGGTCAGCGTCTCGGATCTTTACAAGATA CATCTCGGCAGCAGAAACGACGTTCGGCACGGCTCGCAG AGGCACGACAGCGTCCAGCCGTGTAGAGCTCCAGTCGTGCACCACTTGCTGCTCAACATGAAGACTTCCACCTGTAACAGCATCGGAGAAGACAGCGACATCTTCTTCTGGCTCTACGACTCGAGGGAGGCCAAAAGCATcag TGAAAAGTTCATGGTCAGACTCAACAAAAACGGAGAACCCAAAAAGTCCCGTGAGGTGGACGGGCTGTGCGCTCTTTTCACT GACTTGAGCAACGAAGATCTGAAGAGAGATCTCTACATTGTCTCACAGGTGATCCGCTCAG GGAGAATGCTGCTGAACGAGCACAGAAAAGGGCTCCGGCATGGTCAATACCGCCGCCCGTATGGCTGCGCTGTTCTAGCCATGAGCAACATCCTGCAAACCATCGCTGAGCTCAAAGAGGAAAAAGACTTTGTACTCAAAGTGTACAT GTGCAACAACGAGAGCGAATGGTACCAAATCCACGAGAACATCATTCGCAAGTGCAGTAGCAAATACTCTGCGCCGGCAAACAACTCTG GCCTAGTCATCTCATTGCAGCTGTTGCATGGCGACGTGGAGGCGCTGCGGCGTGAAAACAAATGGCTGTCGCGGGCGAGCGTGACGCACAAGCTCGGCTTCCCCGACGTCATGGTGCCAG GCGACGTGCGCAATGACTTCTACTTGACACTGGAGCGGGGCGACTTTGAGCGAGGAGGAAAAAGCGTCCAGAAGAACATCGAAGTCACTGTCTCCGTACTCTTGGACGATGGGGAACTCGTACAG GACTGCATCGGCAAGGCTTGCGGTCAGCCCAACAGGACGCAGCATCGCTCTGTGGTGCTCTACCACAACAACAGCCCGCGATGGAATGAGGCAGTCAAGCTTGGCGTCCCTCTCGACAGATTCCAAGGCACTCACCTCCGCTTCGACTTCCGACATTGCTCTA CCAAGGACAAAGGAGAGAAGAAACTCTTTGCTTTTTCCTTCACGCCGTTGATGAGGGAAGATGGGTCCACGCTGTCCGATCAGAGCCACCAACTCTATGTTTACAAGGTGGCCACTCGAattttgtcttttgtttgttCCCAGTTATCTCTTCTTTCTCGCCCTCAGTGCGACGAGAGCGGCGACTTGCGTCAACCCGGCCTCTATCTGGTCCTACCCTGCTGCCAAGACGGCTCCAGCCCGGGCCTTCCCGCCGCTTCGGCCTTTCAGCGTAGCGCCAGAGAAACTTTCTGGATCTCCACCCAGCTCTCGTCCACCAAGCTCACCCAGAACG CCAACCTGCTGGCTCTGCTCAAGTGGAAAGCTCATCCTGACCGAGTGGGCAACATCCTGGGTCGTCTGCGGCACGTCACTGGAGAGGAAATTGTCAAG TTTCTTCAAGACATCCTGGACACGCTATTTGCCATCCTGGATGACGACGCCCACAAATATGGCCCCTTGGTCTTTCAGTCTCTG GTTTTCGTCATCAATTTACTGGGGGACAGCAAATATTTCCATTTCCGAGCGGTCATGGACACATACATTCACAAACACTTTGCTGGCGCTTTGGCCTACAA GGAGCTGATCCGGTGCCTTAGGTGGGTGATGGAGAGCTTGCCTGAGGCGGTGTGGCAAGATCACACACAAGACGTAATGCGG GCACTGGAGTATCTGTTCAAGTTCATCATTCAGTCTCGGAGTCTTTATTCTGGCGCCACCTGCGGGATGGAGGAGGAACAATTTCGGAGCAGCTTTCAGGAACTCTTTGAGTCCATTCACTTTGTTCTCGGTCTGGACTGGCCCACCTGTGAGAGCCTCATCATGATTCAG GTGGCCGCATTGCGCTCCTTTACAGCTATCTTTGATGAGCTGCTGCACATATTTTCAGTGCAAGAAGTGGCAGAATTTGTGCGCAGTACTTTGGCAAGTTTTCCATCCGTGCTTGCCACTGTGGGACATTCCATGGATGTCGTCAGGTTACAGTCCATCACTCGTACTGTGGACAGCAGCCTGTTTGCTTTACCAG AGTCTCGAAGGATCCTACTCCCTTTGGTTCTTCATCACATTCATCTCCACCTCAGGCATCAGAAAGAGCTGCCAACGTGTTCTGGAATCCTCACTTCTCTTTTCTCAATCATCAAAGCCAGCTCGTTG GATGCATCCGTACAGGAGGAGGTGGAGCTGATGGTGGAGTCTTTGTTGGACGTTCTGCTGCAGACCTTGCTGTCAATCATGAGCAGCGGCCAATCGCAGGAGGCG GGGGAGTTTGTGTCCTGCCTTTTGTCCCTCCTCCGTCACATGACTGACGTCCACTTCCAACACCTGATGGAGAACTTTCAGAGCAAAGAGGTACTCAAG GAGTTCATGATGAAAATTTGGTGCGTGCTCCGAAACTTGATGAAGCTGAGTATTTTTCCGCGGGATTGGACTGTGATGAGGCTCCTCAGCAGCCA CATCATCCTGCGCACGGTGCAGCGTCTGGCACCCTATCAGCTAGAAAACTTTGTCGGAGACGACTTTGACTTCAAG GTGTGGAGCGCCTACTTCAGTCTAGCAGTTTTGTACATCAACCAGCCCAGCTTGCAGCTGGAGAGCATGAGTGCAGCTAAGAGGAAGAAGATCTTTGACAA GTACGGGGACATGAGGGTGACAATGGCATATGAACTCTTCAGCATGTGGCAGAACCTGA GTGAAAACAAGAGACACTTGATTCCTGGGATGATCGGTCCCTTCCTGGGCGTCACTCTGGTGCCTCAGGCAGAGATCCGCAATATCATGGTCCCCATCTTCCACGACATGATGGACTGGGAGCAGCGCAAAGAGGGCAGCTTGAAACAG GTGGAGGCCGAGCTGATTGACAAGCTGGATGCTTTGGTTTCCGAAGGCAAAGGCGACGATGACTACAGAGAACTCCTCAGTTTGCT AACTCTTCTGTTGGAGCCATACCCCAG TCTGTTGGAGAAGATTGAGCAGCAAACTTGGAGAGAGACGGGCACCTCATTGGTTACGTCAGTCACTCGCCTGATGGAACGTCTTTTGGACTACAG GGATGGCATGAGAGGAGATGAGACAGAGAGCAAGAGCACAGGGTGCACCGTCAATCTCTTG ACCTTCTACAAATCGGAGCTCAACAAGGAGGAAATGTATATCCGCTACATCCACAAACTGTGCGACTTGCATGTGGGGGCGGGCAACTACACTG AGGCAGCTTTCACGCTTTTGTTGTACTGGGAGTTGCTGCACTGGGACGAGCGGCCAACAAAAGAGCTTCTGCGTTATCCCTCTCAGTCTGAGTGGCAGCGCAAGGAAGCGCTTTCCCGCAAGCTCATCCACTATTTTGCCAAGGGGAAG TGTTGGGAGTTTGGCATCCCCCTGTGCAGGGAACTGGCTTTCCAGTATGAATCCTTGTACGACTATCAGAGTCTCAGCTGGATTCGGGTCAGTATGACAAAGCCCTTCCACACGCCGGTCGCTTCCGTAATGTCGCCACACAATTCCGAGAGAACGGCTCGCGCTCTCATCTCGTCTGCTGTGATTTCTTTGGCTGCACAGAAATTGGAGGCGGCCTACTTTGATGACATCATGGAGCAACAACGTTTAGAACCCAAATTCTTCAGGGTGGGATTCTACGGCAGGATGTTCCCCTTCTTCCTCAGG AACAAAGAGTTTGTGTGCCGCGGTCACGACTATGAACGTCTGGAGGCCTTTCAGCAGAGGATGCTGGCAGAGTTCCCGCAAGCCATCGCCGTGCGGCACCCCAACCAGCCCGATGAAGCCATTCTGCAGTCCAACTCTCAGT ACCTTCAGATTTACGCCGTCACACCAGTTCCTGAAGCTGCCGGCATCCTCCGGTCACACCGAGTCCCTGACCGAATCAAGAGTTTTTACCGGGTTAACAATGTTCACCGTTTCCGGCATGACCGACCATTCCATAAAGGACCCAAAGATCCAGATAATGAGTTCAAG AGTCTTTGGATCGAGCGGACAACTCTGGTCCTGGCTCACCCCTTGCCTGGAATTTCACCCTGGTTTGAGGTGGAGGAGCAAGAGCTG GTGGAGGTGAGTCCGCTGGAAAATGCTGTCAGTGTGGTGGAGAACAAGAACCAGGAGCTGCGTTCGCTCATCAGCCGCTATCACCTCATGCGGCCGCACGGTGTCGACAATGTTGCCGGTGACGATGTCAACCTGCTCAGCATGACGCTCAATGGCGTGGTGGACGCTGCTGTCAACGGCGGCATCGCTCGTTACCAGGAG GCTTTCTTCGGCGAGGATTATATCGGCAGCCACCCTCAGGATGGTGACAAAATCTCACAGCTGAAAGATTTGATGCAGGAGCAG CTTGAGGTGCTGGGAGCTGGCCTGGCCGTGCACGGCAGACTGGTGCATCCTGAAATGCGGCCGCTGCACAAGAAGCTGATGGATCGGTTCCAGGTGATCAGAAGCAGCCTCTGCCGG GCGCCGTGCGCTGCAAGCCAAGCCAACACTGCTGGAGGAATTGCGGGTCCCGAGGGCTTCACGGTGCACCGACACAG TGAGGCGGCAAATGGTGGAAATGTGCCCATTCCGGCCGATGGCCAAGACCTCGACGGCATTCAG AGAGTGTTCCTTCAACAGCTGATGAGTCCGGCTTGGAAACCCTGCAGTGACCCCTACCTGTCCTCCTCTGACAAAG TTGTGACCGTGGTGGCTAGCAGTTGGAGTTTGGACTGCGTGACCAGAAAAGTCATCCCTGTTCTGTCTGCCCACGTTGGCGCCGCACCTCCCGTTCCCCCACGGAATACGCAAGCGCACG TGTTTCCTTGA